In Drosophila yakuba strain Tai18E2 chromosome 2R, Prin_Dyak_Tai18E2_2.1, whole genome shotgun sequence, a single genomic region encodes these proteins:
- the LOC6530071 gene encoding chromatin-remodeling complex ATPase chain Iswi, with the protein MSKTETAAVEATEENSNETTSDAATSSSGEKEAEFDNKIEADRSRRFDFLLKQTEIFTHFMTNSAKSPTKPKGRPKKIKDKDKEKDVADHRHRKTEQEEDEELLAEDSATKEIFRFDASPAYIKSGEMRDYQIRGLNWMISLYENGINGILADEMGLGKTLQTISLLGYLKHFKNQAGPHIVIVPKSTLQNWVNEFKKWCPSLRAVCLIGDQDTRNTFIRDVLMPGEWDVCVTSYEMCIREKSVFKKFNWRYLVIDEAHRIKNEKSKLSEILREFKTANRLLITGTPLQNNLHELWALLNFLLPDVFNSSEDFDEWFNTNTCLGDDALITRLHAVLKPFLLRRLKAEVEKRLKPKKEMKIFVGLSKMQRDWYTKVLLKDIDVVNGAGKVEKMRLQNILMQLRKCTNHPYLFDGAEPGPPYTTDTHLVYNSGKMAILDKLLPKLQEQGSRVLIFSQMTRMLDILEDYCHWRNYNYCRLDGQTPHEDRNRQIQEFNMDNSAKFLFMLSTRAGGLGINLATADVVIIYDSDWNPQMDLQAMDRAHRIGQKKQVRVFRLITESTVEEKIVERAEVKLRLDKMVIQGGRLVDNRSNQLNKDEMLNIIRFGANQVFSSKETDITDEDIDVILERGEAKTAEQKAALDSMGESSLRTFTMDTNGEAGTSSVYQFEGEDWREKQKLNALGNWIEPPKRERKANYAVDAYFREALRVSEPKAPKAPRPPKQPIVQDFQFFPPRLFELLDQEIYYFRKTVGYKVPKNTELGSDATKVQREEQRKIDEAEPLSEEEIQEKENLLSQGFTAWTKRDFNQFIKANEKYGRDDIDNIAKDVEGKTPEEVIEYNAVFWERCTELQDIERIMGQIERGEGKIQRRLSIKKALDQKMARYRAPFHQLRLQYGNNKGKNYTEIEDRFLVCMLHKLGFDKENVYEELRAAIRASPQFRFDWFIKSRTALELQRRCNTLITLIERENIELEEKERAEKKKKAPKGSVSAASGSTSSNTPAPAPQPKANQKRKSEVVATSSNSKKKKK; encoded by the exons ATGtccaaaacagaaacagctgCCGTGGAGGCAACCGAGGAGAACTCG AACGAGACAACTTCGGATGCGGCCACAAGTTCGTCCGGTGAAAAGGAGGCGGAGTTCGACAATAAAATCGAGGCTGATCGTAGTAGGCGCTTTGATTTCCTGCTTAAGCAGACGGAGATCTTCACCCATTTTATGACCAACAGCGCTAAGAGTCCCACGAAGCCTAAGGGCAGACCCAAGAAGATCAAAGACAAGGATAAGGAAAAGGATGTGGCCGA TCATCGGCATCGCAAGACAgagcaggaggaggatgaggagctTCTGGCTGAGGACTCGGCCACCAAGGAGATCTTTCGCTTCGATGCCTCACCCGCCTATATTAAAAGTGGCGAGATGCGTGACTACCAGATTCGCGGTCTCAACTGGATGATTTCGCTTTACGAAAATGGTATCAATGGAATCCTGGCCGATGAAATGGGTCTCGGTAAGACCCTGCAGACCATATCCCTGCTGGGTTACCTCAAACATTTTAA GAATCAAGCTGGACCACACATCGTCATCGTGCCAAAGTCAACGCTGCAGAACTGGGTGAATGAGTTTAAGAAGTGGTGCCCTTCCCTCAGAGCCGTCTGCCTTATTGGTGACCAGGACACCCGTAACACCTTTATTCGGGATGTGCTCATGCCGGGCGAGTGGGATGTTTGCGTGACCTCCTATGAGATGTGTATCCGCGAGAAGTCCGTATTCAAGAAGTTCAACTGGCGTTATTTGGTCATCGACGAGGCGCATCGCATCAAGAACGAGAAGTCAAAGCTGTCGGAGATTCTGCGAGAGTTCAAGACCGCAAATCGTCTACTTATCACAGGTACTCCGCTGCAGAATAATCTTCACGAGCTGTGGGCCCTCCTTAATTTCCTGCTGCCCGATGTGTTCAATTCGTCAGAGGATTTCGACGAATGGTTCAACACAAACACCTGCCTAGGTGATGATGCATTGATTACGCGCTTGCATGCCGTGCTGAAACCCTTCTTGTTGCGTCGTCTAAAGGCCGAAGTGGAGAAGCGTCTGAAGCCCAAGAAGGagatgaaaatatttgtgggTCTATCTAAGATGCAACGCGACTGGTACACCAAGGTACTGCTTAAGGACATTGATGTAGTGAATGGCGCTGGCAAGGTGGAGAAGATGCGGCTGCAGAACATCCTGATGCAGCTGCGCAAGTGCACCAACCACCCATATTTGTTCGATGGCGCCGAGCCTGGTCCACCATACACCACGGACACACATTTGGTGTATAACTCCGGAAAGATGGCTATTCTGGACAAGCTGCTGCCCAAGCTCCAAGAACAGGGATCGCGTGTGCTGATTTTCTCGCAGATGACAAGGATGTTGGATATCCTGGAGGATTACTGCCATTGGCGCAACTACAACTACTGTCGCTTGGATGGTCAGACGCCGCACGAGGATCGTAATAGGCAGATTCAGGAATTTAACATGGACAACAGCGCCAAGTTTCTCTTCATGTTGTCCACCCGAGCCGGTGGTTTGGGTATCAATTTGGCTACCGCTGACGTGGTCATTATTTACGACTCGGATTGGAATCCTCAGATGGATTTGCAAGCTATGGATCGTGCTCATCGTATTGGCCAGAAGAAGCAAGTGCGCGTTTTCCGGCTTATCACCGAAAGTACAGTGGAGGAGAAGATCGTGGAGAGAGCAGAGGTCAAGCTCCGTCTGGACAAGATGGTCATCCAGGGCGGCAGATTGGTAGACAACCGCTCCAATCAGTTGAACAAGGATGAAATGCTTAATATAATCCGCTTTGGAGCTAACCAAGTGTTTAGCTCTAAGGAGACAGACATCACCGACGAGGACATCGATGTTATTCTGGAGCGCGGAGAGGCCAAGACGGCCGAGCAGAAGGCAGCATTGGACAGTATGGGCGAGAGTTCGCTGCGGACGTTCACAATGGACACAAATGGCGAGGCAGGAACTTCATCAGTTTATCAATTCGAGGGCGAGGATTGGCGCGAGAAGCAAAAGCTGAATGCGCTGGGCAACTGGATCGAGCCACCGAAGCGTGAACGCAAAGCAAACTATGCCGTGGATGCCTATTTCCGTGAGGCTCTCCGTGTTTCCGAACCCAAGGCACCGAAGGCTCCTCGCCCACCCAAGCAGCCCATCGTTCAAGACTTTCAGTTCTTCCCACCCCGTCTGTTTGAGCTGCTCGATCAGGAAATCTACTACTTCCGCAAGACTGTTGGTTACAAGGTGCCGAAGAACACGGAACTGGGGTCGGATGCCACCAAAGTGCAGCGGGAGGAGCAGCGCAAGATCGATGAGGCAGAGCCGCTGAGCGAGGAGGAGATCCAGGAGAAGGAGAATCTACTCTCACAGGGCTTTACTGCTTGGACCAAGCGCGATTTCAACCAGTTCATCAAGGCCAACGAAAAGTACGGTCGGGATGATATCGACAACATTGCCAAGGACGTGGAGGGCAAGACACCGGAGGAGGTTATCGAGTATAACGCCGTGTTCTGGGAGAGGTGCACAGAGTTGCAGGATATTGAGCGAATCATGGGACAGATTGAGCGTGGGGAGGGCAAGATTCAACGACGGTTGTCTATTAAGAAGGCGTTGGATCAAAAg ATGGCGCGCTATCGCGCTCCCTTCCATCAGTTGCGCCTGCAATATGGCAATAATAAGGGCAAGAATTACACTGAAATAGAGGATCGCTTTCTGGTTTGTATGCTCCACAAGTTGGGCTTCGACAAGGAGAATGTCTACGAGGAGCTGAGAGCGGCTATAAG AGCTTCTCCGCAATTCCGCTTTGACTGGTTTATCAAATCTCGAACAGCTCTAGAGCTACAGCGTCGCTGCAACACGTTGATCACCCTTATAGAACGTGAAAACATCGAGCTGGAGGAGAAAGAACGCGCCGAGAAGAAGAAAAAGGCTCCAAAGGGAAGCGTATCCGCTGCAAGTGGAAGTACCAGCTCTAACACTCCAGCACCCGCGCCCCAACCGAAGGCCAATCAGAAGCGAAAGAGCGAGGTGGTAGCTACCAGTTCCAACtcgaaaaagaagaagaagtaa
- the LOC6530072 gene encoding bolA-like protein 2, protein MSKYDSKYLEEKLKRELQTEYVSVTDESDGCGGKFSAVIVSPAFSGKTLLQKHRLVNSTLAEELKEIHAFSQKSYTPEEWEKVKAQ, encoded by the coding sequence ATGAGTAAATACGACTCAAAGTACCTCGAGGAGAAGCTGAAAAGGGAACTGCAGACGGAGTACGTGAGTGTTACGGACGAATCGGACGGCTGTGGCGGCAAATTCAGCGCAGTAATCGTGTCGCCAGCCTTCAGCGGCAAGACCCTTCTCCAGAAGCATAGATTAGTCAACTCGACGCTGGCCGAAGAACTGAAAGAAATCCATGCATTCTCCCAGAAATCCTACACACCCGAAGAGTGGGAGAAAGTGAAAGCCCAATAG
- the LOC6530073 gene encoding mevalonate kinase, producing MHKFQVHSPGKVILHGEHAVVYHRPALAAVVGLGTTLRFRQLEASQVASFQLEALNCTLEIQLPEFNAFLAEFRSNYPSDSTANLLEAVRAEVSKQLERSGGNAPKQHTQRAFVSIYYLLAGAVLSAPGNTKLTLQTGFQVQVDSQLTVGAGLGSSASFGAALATTFLILAGHFDRDSYLEEANQALISTWAFESERVNHGTPSGLDNTVCTYGGMLRYVKGQGFQSLKIQKPLNILLVDSRVSRSTADIVAKVRHLGEAFPQLIEAIWHACEELVTAAVPLYESFGNAQDDSAKFEQLERLFQINNDLLKAIGVSHPKLEQIFTIAFKRGFFSKLTGAGAGGYVIVLLPENYECNEVYWKLKEELESAGFGVHVTTAGGEGLRVSSLDD from the coding sequence ATGCACAAGTTCCAGGTCCATTCTCCGGGCAAGGTCATCCTCCATGGCGAACACGCCGTGGTTTATCACCGTCCTGCCCTCGCCGCCGTAGTGGGTTTGGGCACCACACTGAGATTTCGACAGCTGGAGGCCAGCCAGGTGGCAAGTTTTCAACTGGAGGCCCTTAACTGCACGCTGGAGATTCAGTTGCCTGAGTTCAACGCCTTCCTGGCTGAATTTAGGAGTAACTACCCATCAGACAGCACTGCCAATCTTTTGGAAGCCGTCCGCGCAGAAGTGTCCAAACAACTTGAACGATCCGGAGGCAATGCACCCAAGCAGCACACGCAACGGGCATTTGTCTCCATATACTATTTGCTGGCCGGCGCTGTACTCTCCGCACCCGGCAACACAAAGCTGACGCTGCAAACCGGTTTCCAGGTGCAGGTAGACAGCCAGCTAACCGTGGGTGCTGGCCTGGGCAGTTCCGCCTCTTTCGGAGCCGCTTTGGCCACTACTTTTCTCATTTTGGCCGGACACTTCGATAGAGACAGCTACTTGGAAGAGGCAAACCAGGCGTTGATCTCAACATGGGCTTTCGAATCGGAGCGCGTTAACCATGGCACGCCCTCGGGTCTGGACAACACCGTGTGCACCTACGGCGGAATGTTGCGGTATGTCAAGGGTCAGGGCTTTCAGTCGCTGAAGATCCAGAAACCACTGAACATCCTGCTGGTGGACAGTCGTGTGAGTCGCAGCACCGCGGACATTGTGGCCAAAGTGCGTCATCTAGGAGAGGCCTTCCCGCAGCTCATTGAAGCCATTTGGCATGCGTGCGAGGAACTTGTTACCGCCGCCGTTCCGCTCTACGAGAGCTTCGGCAATGCCCAAGACGATAGCGCGAAGTTCGAGCAACTCGAACGCCTGTTTCAGATTAACAATGATCTGCTTAAGGCCATCGGAGTGTCGCATCCGAAACTGGAGCAGATCTTTACCATCGCTTTCAAGCGTGGCTTCTTTTCGAAGCTGACAGGCGCTGGTGCAGGTGGCTATGTCATCGTTCTGCTTCCTGAGAACTACGAGTGCAACGAGGTGTACTGGAAGCTCAAGGAGGAGCTCGAATCGGCGGGCTTTGGTGTTCATGTTACGACTGCCGGAGGCGAGGGATTGCGTGTTAGTTCGCTGGATGACTGA
- the LOC6530074 gene encoding transcription elongation factor SPT4: MAFDAIPKDLRGLRACLVCSLVKSFDQFETDGCENCEEFLRMKNNKDNVYDHTSNNFDGIIALTTPTDSWVAKWQRLARFTRGIYAISVSGTLPQSTLRDMKNRGIVYKSRDRSQR, encoded by the exons ATGGCCTTTGATGCGATACCAAAGGATCTGCGAGGACTACGCGCCTGCCTCGTTTGCTCCCTAGTAAAA AGTTTTGATCAATTTGAGACTGATGGCTGCGAAAACTGCGAGGAGTTCCTGCGGATGAAGAACAACAAGGATAATGTCTATGATCACACGAGCAACAACTTTGACGGAATTATTGCCCTGACCACGCCCACCGACTCCTGGGTGGCCAAGTGGCAAAGATTGG CCCGCTTTACTCGTGGTATCTATGCCATATCCGTTTCCGGAACTCTGCCGCAGTCCACCTTACGTGACATGAAGAACCGTGGGATTGTCTACAAATCTCGGGACCGAAGTCAACGTTAA
- the LOC6530075 gene encoding LOW QUALITY PROTEIN: uncharacterized protein LOC6530075 (The sequence of the model RefSeq protein was modified relative to this genomic sequence to represent the inferred CDS: inserted 2 bases in 1 codon; substituted 1 base at 1 genomic stop codon) yields MMAKWIDISCIYLGVSLCFLNFIFYCNGYFFKIRKTECVANGAYFSNVSCTLKPINWTRSVMNMDCDIRDALTDIKMTVEVFYKDSSNLYKPFAVTFKFDVCQLLKSKTQRNFLEKYTMSHLTEWTNLNHSCPYRVSVXKQNLIYVNXIYMFLKGHLRARNFCLDEVSLPILPIQDYKIVFNFSGANPGVHLGLVMIYFEILEDYYKNKKKKPLHKPLKFV; encoded by the exons ATGATGGCAAAGTGGATTGATATCTCTTGTATATACTTGGGCGTTTCTTTATGCTTTCTCAACTTCATT ttcTATTGCAATGGATACTTTTTCAAAATCAGAAAAACGGAGTGCGTAGCAAACGGAGCATATTTCAGCAATGTCTCCTGCACTTTGAAGCCAATAAACTGGACTCGATCGGTAATGAACATGGACTGCGACATAAGGGACGCATTAACGGATATTAAA ATGACTGTAGAAGTATTCTATAAGGATTCTTCAAACTTGTATAAGCCCTTTGCcgttacatttaaatttgatgTTTGCCAATTGTTGAAAAGTAAAACGCAGCGAAATTTTTTGGAGAAATACACCATGAGCCATTTGACAGAATGGACTAATCTAAACCACAGTTGTCCCTACAGAGTAAGCGTCTAAAAGCAAAATCTTATCTATGTAAA AATATATATGTTTCTAAAGGGCCATTTGCGTGCGCGTAACTTTTGTTTGGACGAGGTCTCTCTGCCCATACTTCCAATTCAGGAttacaaaattgtatttaactTTTCAGGAGCCAATCCAGGAGTTCACTTGGGATTGGTTATGATCTATTTTGAAATTCTAGAGGATtattacaagaacaaaaagaaaaagccaCTGCACAAGCcgttgaaatttgtttaa
- the LOC6530076 gene encoding muskelin, which yields MSSSSTSSPTDNSSHGSVALSSALNPSLNPVSGTNTSSQKPFSLSERLNFEIYRYSSYSPNYLPENVLVDCPNDQTSRWSAYTNSPPQFLTLKLRRPAIVKKIKFGKFEKSHVCNIKKFRVYGGLEDEHMVLLLEGGLKNDNVPEVFNLRCLTEDGAENLPILYLKIVPLLSWGPSFNFSIWYVELHGQDDPMYTSARMKNYNSLREVEIIKLCLKHFRQQGYLSAFGALQEQTNVQLEHPLISELHKCLVLQGDFEKAERFIVECIDEGLMDEYLHKQDYKHSWHMKLTESDLKPGNRGGHQLVVDAKRRLIYLYGGWDGYQDLSDLWVFNIEDDQWTLLCERSELSNGPTPRSCHKMVFDPISENVFMLGRYLDNSIRTSDYIKSDFYLYDTRAGNWMQICDDTSQVGGPQLVYDHQMCMDTDKRTIYVFGGKILTPRSVNATAAIEPEYSGLFSYHIATNTWAQILVDCHHASASLADVMSIKSRITHCMVFHNKHRKLYIYGGQRGKEDLDEFLSYDVDTQAISVLNKEHPHHGTTAGNEAKFEPSSGYTLRATIDCERDEIYIFSSLSKVKDRRDIQHIDASNSFWVYSLRSHKWSRIYYCRHSGQDANSINSMNILGASKGDGTLEPCPRYAHQLVYDDVTSTHYLFGGNPGICQQQQLRLDDFWLLCLEKPKREEILKHCRFLVRKLRYEEMTRQDPLKAMQYLRHHIADVIDHSDAEQLNNFHKLASLLFKNHDGNFERECTTPALCADADDLETDSDVSAKIKEEVADGPASENNSLESNESMISSGISDNVSSPSSSSCTKRARTDCTPELKNKRAFLFNKLVQLMPPSMVQPERNLSDFVVM from the exons atgtcctcctcctcgacATCGAGTCCCACGGACAACAGTTCGCACGGATCGGTGGCACTGTCCTCGGCCCTTAATCCGTCTTTGAACCCGGTCTCCGGCACAAATACCAGCAGCCAGAAGCCTTTTTCCCTTTCCGAGCGTTTGAACTTTGAGATCTACCGTTACTCCAGCTACTCGCCAAACTATCTGCCCGA AAACGTCCTGGTGGACTGTCCCAACGACCAAACATCTAGGTGGTCCGCCTACACCAACAGCCCGCCGCAATTTCTCACCTTGAAGCTGCGCCGTCCCGCCATTGTGAAGAAAATCAAGTTTGGCAAGTTCGAGAAGTCGCATGTGTGCAACATCAAGAAATTCCGTGTTTACGGCGGCTTGGAGGATGAGCACATGGTATTGCTGCTGGAGGG TGGCCTGAAAAACGACAACGTACCGGAAGTATTCAACCTGCGCTGCCTGACCGAAGACGGCGCGGAAAACCTACCAATACTGTACCTCAAGATCGTGCCGCTGCTCTCCTGGGGTCCGTCCTTCAATTTCAGCATCTGGTACGTGGAACTGCACGGCCAGGACGACCCTATGTACACCAGTGCTCGCATGAAGAACTACAACTCGCTGCGCGAGGTGGAGATCATCAAGCTGTGTCTTAAGCACTTCCGCCAGCAGGGCTATTTGAGTGCCTTTGGGGCGCTCCAGGAGCAGACGAATGTGCAACTGGAGCACCCACTGATTAGCGAGCTGCATAAGTGTCTG GTTTTGCAAGGAGACTTTGAGAAAGCTGAACGTTTTATAGTCGAGTGCATAGACGAGGGTCTCATGGATGAGTATTTGCATAAGCAGGACTACAAGCACAGCTGGCATATGAAGCTTACCGAAAGTGACCTGAAGCCTG GCAACCGCGGTGGACACCAGCTGGTGGTGGATGCCAAAAGGAGACTTATTTATCTTTACGGTGGCTGGGATGGTTACCAGGACCTAAGCGACCTTTGGGTATTCAACATCGAAGATGATCAGTGGACGCTACTGTGCGAAAGGTCAGAGCTTTCCAATGGGCCCACACCGCGATCCTGCCACAAAATGGTCTTTGACCCCATCAGCGAAAATGTATTCATGCTTGGTCGCTATCTGGACAACTCGATTCGAACTTCGGATTATATAAAAAGCGACTTTTACCTCTACGATACGAGGGCTGGAAACTGGATGCAAATATGCGATGACACCAGCCAAGTGGGTGGTCCTCAACTTGTCTATGATCACCAGATGTGCATGGATACCGATAAGCGTACAATTTACGTTTTCGGGGGCAAAATACTCACGCCTCGCAGTGTCAATGCCACTGCCGCGATAGAACCGGAATATTCGGGGCTGTTCTCCTATCACATAGCAACGAACACCTGGGCTCAGATTCTGGTGGACTGCCACCATGCCAGTGCTTCTCTGGCAGATGTGATGTCCATTAAGTCTAGGATCACTCACTGCATGGTTTTCCATAAC AAACATCGAAAACTGTATATATATGGCGGACAACGAGGCAAGGAGGATCTTGATGAGTTTCTCAGCTACGATGTAGACACCCAGGCCATATCTGTCCTCAACAAGGAGCATCCTCATCACGGAACCACCGCAGGCAATGAAGCCAAATTCGAACCTTCTTCTGGCTATACATTGCGCGCGACCATTGACTGTGAACGTgatgaaatttatattttttct agccTAAGTAAGGTTAAGGATCGTCGTGATATACAGCATATTGATGCATCAAACTCCTTTTGGGTGTACTCCTTGCGCAGCCACAAGTGGTCAAGGATATATTACTGTCGCCACAGTGGTCAGGATGCAAACTCCATTAATAGCATGAATATTTTGGGCGCCAGCAAGGGGGATGGAACCCTAGAGCCGTGTCCCCGCTATGCCCACCAGCTGGTGTATGATGATGTGACTAGTACCCACTATTTGTTTGGAGGAAATCCTGGTATctgtcagcagcagcagcttcgccttgatgatttttggcttttatgcttggaaaa GCCCAAAAGGGAAGAGATCCTGAAGCATTGTAGGTTTTTGGTGCGTAAATTGCGCTACGAGGAGATGACGCGTCAGGATCCATTAAAGGCAATGCAATACTTACGACATCATATAGCTGATGTCATTGACCATAGCGATGCGGAGCAGTTAAATAAT TTCCACAAGCTTGCGTCTTTGCTTTTCAAAAACCATGATGGTAACTTCGAAAGAGAATGCACCACACCCGCATTGtgtgctgatgctgatgatcTCGAAACGGATTCCGATGTATCGGCAAAGATTAAAG AGGAAGTGGCTGATGGACCCGCTAGCGAGAATAACTCCCTGGAGTCGAACGAGAGCATGATCTCTTCTGGCATCTCGGACAATGTCTCTAGTCCGAGCTCCTCCTCATGCACCAAAAGGGCGCGGACGGATTGCACTCCCGAGCTGAAGAATAAACGAGCTTTCCTGTTCAACAAACTGGTGCAACTGATGCCACCGAGCATGGTCCAACCTGAACGCAACCTTAGCGACTTTGTGGTCATGTGA
- the LOC6530077 gene encoding G protein alpha q subunit, with the protein MLARMGCMDCCLSEEDREARRVSRDIEKVLRAEKKKARRELKLLVLGTGESGKTTFIKQMRLIHGDGFSDKERKKFTENIFQNIFMAMQSMISAMDVLKIPYGQQEHSILADLVKSIDYKTVTRLEAPYMSAIKTLWTDAGIQECYDRRREYQLTDSTAYFLEHLSRIEKTDYQATDQDILYARAPTTDIVEYPFKLDGFLIRMVDVAGQRGERQKWIHCFSNVTSIMFLVALSEFDLSLVEEKNDNRMEESKALFGHIISWEWFQKSSVILFLNKEDLFEEKIKSTHLADYFPDYNGPKKDAKAAREFILQMFIDTNSDPYKYIYPHFTIATNTDNIRFVFTAVKDTILETHLKETNLL; encoded by the exons ATGCTTGCGCGAATGGGCTGCATGGACTGCTGCTTATCGGAAGAGGATCGTGAGGCAAGGCGTGTCAGTAGGGATATTGAAAAGGTATTGAGagcggaaaagaaaaaagcacGGCGCGAGCTCAAACTGCTGGTTCTGG GCACAGGCGAATCTGGCAAGACCACATTCATCAAACAAATGCGCCTTATTCACGGCGACGGTTTTTCGGACAAGGAACGGAAAAAGTTCACcgagaatatttttcaaaacataTTCATGGCCATGCAGTCGATGATCAGTGCAATGGATGTTCTGAAGATACCCTACGGTCAGCAGGAGCATAGT ATACTTGCCGATCTGGTGAAGAGCATCGACTACAAGACTGTTACCAGGCTGGAGGCCCCATACATGAGTGCCATCAAAACGCTTTGGACCGACGCTGGCATCCAGGAGTGCTATGATCGTCGTAGGGAATACCAGCTGACTGATTCAACTGCATA CTTTTTGGAGCACTTAAGTCGAATTGAAAAGACTGATTACCAGGCAACTGATCAGGATATTCTTTATGCTCGAGCGCCAACCACCGATATTGTTGAGTACCCATTCAAATTGGACGGCTTTCTGATAag AATGGTGGACGTAGCTGGTCAACGAGGGGAGAGACAAAAGTGGATTCATTGCTTTTCCAACGTGACATCGATTATGTTTTTGGTTGCGTTATCCGAATTTGATCTATCCTTGGTTGAAGAGAAGAATGat AACCGGATGGAGGAGTCTAAGGCTTTGTTTGGACATATTATTTCGTGGGAGTGGTTTCAAAAATCGTCAGTTATTCTGTTTCTAAACAAGGAGGATTTATTTGAggagaaaataaaatctaCGCATTTGGCAGACTATTTTCCTGATTACAATG GTCCGAAAAAGGATGCCAAGGCAGCCCGAGAATTCATACTGCAAATGTTTATTGACACGAATTCTGATCCTTACAAGTACATCTATCCTCATTTCACCATTGCTACAA atACCGACAACATTAGGTTTGTGTTCACTGCCGTTAAAGACACAATTCTAGAAACGCATTTAAAAGAAACTAATTTGCTGTAA